The following proteins come from a genomic window of Synechococcus sp. NB0720_010:
- the dxs gene encoding 1-deoxy-D-xylulose-5-phosphate synthase gives MHLSELTHPNQLHGLSVTELEGIARQIRERHLEVVSTSGGHLGPGLGVVELTLALYQTLDLDKDRVVWDVGHQAYPHKLITGRYKDFHTLRQKDGVAGYLKRCESSFDHFGAGHASTSISAALGMALARDQRGEDFKSVAVIGDGSLTGGMALEAINHAGHLPKTRLLVVLNDNDMSISPPVGALSTHLNRMRHSRPLQFLQDNAEEAIKHLPFMHGELPPELKNLKESMKRLAVPKLGAVFEELGFTYMGPVDGHDIAGLIDVFEQAHAHEGPVLVHVATTKGKGYAFAEADQVGYHAQSAFDLATGKAYPSSKPKPPSYSKVFGQTLVKLCEQDPRVVGITAAMATGTGLDLLEKARPQQYFDVGIAEQHAVTMAAGMACEGLRPVCAIYSTFLQRAYDQLIHDVGIQNLPVTFVLDRAGIVGADGPTHQGQYDISYLRCVPNFTVMAPKDEAELQRMMVTCLNHSGPTALRIPRGEGEGAPLMEEGWEPLEIGRGELLTDGDDLLIVAYGSMVAPAMATAGLLQEQGVRAAVINARFLRPLDEALILPMARRIGKVVTMEEGCLAGGFGAAVVEILNDKDVLVPVHRIGIPDVLVDHATPAQSKEALGLTPVQMTESILDRFGTLKRQAVGV, from the coding sequence ATGCATCTCAGCGAGCTGACGCATCCGAATCAGCTGCATGGCCTGAGCGTCACTGAGTTAGAGGGCATTGCCCGTCAGATCCGAGAACGCCACCTGGAGGTGGTGAGCACCAGCGGCGGACACCTCGGTCCTGGCCTGGGCGTTGTGGAACTGACCCTCGCCCTCTATCAGACCCTCGACCTCGACAAGGACCGCGTGGTCTGGGATGTGGGCCACCAGGCCTATCCCCACAAGCTGATCACTGGTCGCTACAAGGATTTCCACACCCTGCGTCAAAAAGACGGGGTTGCGGGCTACCTCAAGCGCTGCGAAAGCTCCTTTGACCATTTCGGTGCAGGCCACGCCAGCACTTCGATTTCTGCCGCCCTGGGCATGGCCCTGGCCCGTGATCAACGCGGTGAGGATTTCAAGAGTGTTGCCGTCATTGGTGACGGCTCTCTAACCGGGGGCATGGCCCTGGAGGCCATCAACCACGCAGGCCACCTCCCCAAGACCCGCCTTTTGGTTGTCCTCAACGACAACGACATGTCGATTAGCCCCCCCGTCGGGGCGCTCTCGACCCACCTGAACCGGATGCGGCATAGCCGTCCGCTGCAGTTCCTTCAGGACAACGCGGAAGAGGCGATCAAGCACTTGCCGTTCATGCACGGTGAGCTGCCGCCGGAGCTCAAAAACCTCAAAGAGAGCATGAAGCGTCTCGCCGTCCCCAAGCTGGGCGCGGTCTTTGAGGAACTGGGTTTCACCTATATGGGCCCGGTCGACGGCCATGACATCGCAGGTCTGATCGACGTCTTCGAGCAGGCCCACGCCCATGAGGGTCCGGTGCTGGTGCATGTGGCCACCACCAAAGGCAAGGGCTACGCCTTCGCTGAGGCGGATCAGGTCGGCTACCACGCCCAGAGTGCATTCGATCTAGCGACCGGCAAGGCCTACCCCTCCAGCAAGCCCAAGCCCCCTAGCTACAGCAAGGTCTTCGGCCAGACCCTGGTCAAACTCTGTGAGCAGGATCCCAGGGTGGTGGGCATCACGGCCGCCATGGCCACGGGCACGGGTCTGGATCTCCTTGAGAAGGCGCGCCCCCAGCAGTATTTCGATGTCGGCATCGCTGAGCAGCATGCCGTGACCATGGCGGCTGGCATGGCCTGTGAAGGACTGCGCCCCGTTTGTGCGATCTACAGCACCTTCCTGCAGCGCGCCTACGACCAACTCATCCATGACGTCGGCATCCAGAACCTGCCGGTCACTTTTGTTTTGGATCGCGCCGGCATCGTCGGTGCCGATGGCCCCACGCACCAAGGCCAGTACGACATCAGCTACCTGCGCTGTGTTCCGAATTTCACGGTCATGGCGCCGAAGGACGAGGCCGAGCTGCAACGGATGATGGTGACCTGCTTGAACCACAGCGGTCCGACCGCCCTCCGCATTCCGCGGGGTGAAGGGGAAGGAGCCCCCTTGATGGAAGAGGGATGGGAGCCCCTGGAGATCGGACGCGGTGAACTGCTCACCGATGGTGATGATCTGCTGATCGTGGCCTATGGCTCGATGGTGGCTCCGGCCATGGCTACAGCCGGTCTGCTGCAGGAACAGGGCGTCCGCGCGGCGGTGATCAACGCCCGCTTCCTACGCCCGCTGGATGAGGCGTTGATCCTGCCGATGGCTCGCCGGATCGGCAAGGTGGTGACCATGGAAGAGGGCTGCCTCGCCGGTGGCTTCGGCGCCGCTGTGGTCGAGATCCTCAACGACAAGGACGTGCTGGTGCCGGTGCACCGGATTGGTATCCCGGATGTGCTGGTGGACCACGCCACACCGGCCCAAAGCAAGGAGGCCCTGGGCCTGACCCCGGTCCAGATGACCGAGTCCATCCTGGATCGCTTCGGCACCTTGAAGCGCCAGGCTGTGGGTGTCTGA
- the ilvA gene encoding threonine ammonia-lyase, biosynthetic: protein MTATGPNQTSGSGMEMLQRILRARVYDVAIESPLDAAPNLSRRLKNTVLLKREDLQPVFSFKLRGAYNKMASLSPSELERGVIAASAGNHAQGVALGAQRLGCRAVIVMPVTTPEMKVRAVAARGAEVVLEGDTYDAACAEAYRLADERGLTFIHPFDDPEVIAGQGTIGLEILRQCSEPPDAIYIAVGGGGLIAGIGAYVKSLWPSVEVIGVEPVDADAMTRSLALGERVKLEQVGLFADGVAVREVGVQTFELARTVVDAMVTVDNDAICAAIKDVFEDTRSILEPAGALAVAGMKADISRRQREGQTLVAVACGANMNFDRLRFVAERTEITEDREAMLAVEIPEQAGSLRQFCTLLGQRSLTEFSYRLADPSRAHIFVGVQTSGSSDEQALIHSLREAGFPCLDLSNDELSKLHLRHMVGGRLPASTGEAAGHGRELLYRFEFPERPGALMRFLTSLHPNWNISIFHYRNHGADVGRIVVGVQVPEAEMNEWQSFLDGLGYQYADETSNPAYRLFLGELAGSLSVG from the coding sequence ATGACAGCCACCGGCCCCAACCAGACCTCCGGCTCCGGCATGGAGATGCTGCAACGAATCTTGCGGGCCAGGGTCTACGACGTGGCCATCGAGTCGCCCCTCGATGCAGCGCCGAACCTCTCCAGGCGGCTGAAGAACACCGTTCTGCTGAAGCGGGAAGACCTGCAGCCGGTCTTCAGTTTCAAGTTGCGCGGCGCGTACAACAAGATGGCCAGCCTCAGCCCATCGGAGCTGGAGCGGGGCGTGATCGCTGCGAGCGCCGGAAACCATGCCCAGGGCGTGGCCCTGGGCGCCCAGCGCTTGGGCTGTCGAGCGGTGATCGTCATGCCCGTGACCACCCCAGAGATGAAGGTCAGGGCCGTAGCGGCCCGGGGAGCTGAGGTGGTGCTGGAGGGCGACACCTATGACGCCGCCTGCGCGGAGGCCTACCGACTGGCCGATGAGCGAGGGCTGACCTTTATTCATCCCTTTGATGACCCTGAGGTGATCGCAGGCCAGGGGACCATTGGGCTGGAGATCCTCAGACAGTGCTCTGAGCCCCCCGATGCGATCTACATCGCCGTCGGCGGAGGTGGCCTGATCGCTGGCATTGGCGCCTACGTCAAAAGCCTCTGGCCCAGCGTTGAGGTCATCGGGGTGGAACCGGTTGATGCCGATGCCATGACCCGCTCCCTGGCCCTAGGGGAGAGGGTGAAGCTCGAGCAGGTCGGACTGTTCGCCGATGGTGTCGCCGTACGAGAGGTCGGTGTTCAGACCTTCGAGCTGGCCAGAACTGTCGTCGACGCCATGGTCACCGTCGACAACGACGCCATCTGCGCCGCCATCAAGGACGTCTTTGAAGACACCCGCTCGATTCTTGAGCCGGCCGGTGCCCTTGCGGTGGCGGGAATGAAGGCTGACATCAGCCGCCGTCAGCGCGAGGGACAGACGCTGGTGGCCGTGGCCTGCGGGGCCAACATGAACTTCGATCGCCTTCGCTTTGTGGCGGAGCGCACCGAGATCACCGAAGACCGCGAAGCGATGTTGGCGGTCGAGATCCCGGAGCAGGCCGGAAGCCTGCGTCAGTTCTGCACCCTGCTGGGGCAGCGGAGCCTGACCGAATTCAGCTATCGACTGGCCGACCCCAGTCGCGCCCACATCTTTGTTGGGGTGCAAACCAGCGGCAGCTCCGATGAACAGGCCTTGATCCACAGCCTCAGGGAAGCCGGCTTCCCCTGCCTGGATCTCTCCAACGACGAGCTCTCCAAGCTCCATCTTCGCCACATGGTTGGCGGTCGGCTACCGGCCAGCACGGGTGAGGCCGCTGGCCATGGGCGGGAACTGCTCTACCGCTTCGAATTCCCGGAGCGACCGGGCGCACTGATGCGCTTCCTGACCAGCCTGCACCCCAACTGGAACATCAGCATTTTTCACTACCGGAACCACGGGGCAGACGTCGGCCGCATCGTCGTCGGGGTCCAGGTGCCCGAGGCGGAGATGAACGAATGGCAGAGCTTCCTCGATGGACTGGGCTATCAGTACGCCGATGAGACCAGCAATCCGGCCTATCGCCTCTTCCTGGGTGAGCTGGCCGGCAGCTTGAGCGTGGGATAA
- the scpB gene encoding SMC-Scp complex subunit ScpB, which yields MAGDTQEPIPAEGDTIALQRAGSNLSLPARLEAILYLKGRALTQGELAEIAGASRDEVEMGLITLMADYAHRDTALEIRQEGKRYSLQLRDGLGDLVQNLLPVDLSTAALRTLATIAIKKRILQSDLVDLRGSGAYDHIKELLAQNFIERKRQSEGRSFWLSLSEKFHRTFSVKTDELVAQRKAVKPAPASPAVEVSDEEWEQAA from the coding sequence ATGGCAGGCGACACCCAAGAGCCCATCCCCGCTGAAGGCGACACGATTGCCCTGCAACGGGCCGGCAGCAATCTCTCGCTACCCGCACGGCTAGAGGCCATCCTTTATCTCAAGGGCAGGGCTCTGACCCAGGGCGAGCTAGCCGAGATCGCAGGCGCCAGTCGTGATGAGGTCGAGATGGGCCTGATCACCCTGATGGCCGACTACGCACACAGGGACACCGCCCTCGAGATTCGCCAGGAGGGCAAGCGCTACAGCCTGCAACTGCGGGATGGCCTGGGGGATCTAGTGCAGAACCTGCTGCCGGTGGACCTCTCCACAGCGGCACTGCGCACCTTGGCGACGATTGCCATCAAAAAGCGAATCCTGCAATCCGATCTGGTGGACCTGCGGGGATCAGGGGCCTACGACCACATCAAGGAGCTGCTGGCCCAGAACTTCATCGAGCGCAAACGCCAAAGCGAGGGACGGTCCTTCTGGTTGAGCCTCAGTGAGAAGTTCCATCGAACCTTCTCGGTCAAGACCGATGAGCTGGTGGCCCAGCGCAAGGCGGTCAAGCCAGCTCCCGCCAGTCCCGCAGTCGAGGTCAGCGATGAAGAGTGGGAGCAGGCCGCCTAG
- a CDS encoding YggT family protein: protein MSILGDLIGVLIQTLSIYTLVLFVRVLLSWFPNLDWSNPVLSTVSAITDPYLGVFRGLIPPLGGLDLSAIVAFLALQLLQSLLEQSRGYFYPAFF, encoded by the coding sequence ATGTCCATCCTCGGCGATCTGATCGGCGTCCTGATCCAAACGCTCTCGATCTACACGCTCGTTCTGTTTGTTCGTGTGCTGCTGAGCTGGTTCCCCAATCTCGACTGGAGCAATCCAGTGCTCTCCACCGTCAGTGCGATCACCGACCCCTACCTCGGGGTGTTTCGCGGTTTGATTCCCCCCCTGGGCGGCCTGGACCTCTCGGCAATCGTGGCCTTCCTGGCCCTGCAGTTACTCCAAAGCTTGCTGGAGCAGAGCCGGGGTTACTTCTATCCAGCCTTCTTCTAA
- a CDS encoding nucleoside triphosphate pyrophosphohydrolase family protein, which translates to MDLNAYQQGARQTARYPDVGSNPIYPTLGLCGESGEVADKVKKVLRDSGGEFSAEVRESLKLELGDVLWYVAQLASELGFSLDEIAQANLDKLASRAARNVIAGSGDHR; encoded by the coding sequence ATGGATCTGAATGCTTATCAGCAGGGTGCGAGGCAAACGGCCCGCTATCCCGATGTGGGCTCCAACCCCATCTACCCAACCCTGGGCCTCTGCGGAGAATCCGGAGAGGTCGCGGACAAGGTCAAAAAAGTGCTGCGCGATAGCGGTGGCGAGTTTTCCGCGGAAGTCCGGGAGTCCTTGAAGCTCGAGCTCGGTGATGTCCTTTGGTACGTCGCTCAGCTCGCCAGTGAGTTGGGCTTCAGTCTCGATGAGATCGCCCAGGCCAACCTCGACAAATTGGCCAGTCGCGCCGCCCGTAACGTGATCGCTGGAAGCGGCGACCACCGCTAA
- the pyk gene encoding pyruvate kinase: MALPDLTRRTKIVATIGPATESPEQLRRLIEAGASTFRLNFSHGDHSEHAARISTIRKVAAEMGVHIGILQDLQGPKIRLGRFKDGPITVAQGDPFTLTSRDVECCQTIATVTYDKLADEVVPGSRILLDDGRVEMVVDQVEQSSQTLHCTVTVGGVLSNNKGVNFPDVQLSVRALTDKDREDLEFGLSQGVDWVALSFVRNPSDMEEIKALIRSHGHNTPVVAKIEKFEAIDQMDALLPMCDGVMVARGDLGVEMPAEEVPLLQKELIRKCNTLGIPVITATQMLDSMVSCPRPTRAEVSDVANAILDGTDAVMLSNESAVGDYPVEAVATMSQIARRIERDYPSRSSDGQLASTVPNAISHAVSSIASQLEAAAILPLTKSGSTARNVSKFRPSTPILAITSDSKVASQLQLVWGVTPLLVSDMDNAAATFNRAMEVAAEANMLKEGDLVIQTAGTFADVSGSTDLVKVSVVGKGTVLNPSIV, translated from the coding sequence ATGGCCCTGCCCGATCTCACGCGTCGCACCAAGATCGTGGCAACCATCGGTCCCGCCACCGAATCGCCTGAGCAGCTCAGGCGCCTGATTGAGGCCGGTGCCTCCACCTTTCGCCTGAATTTCTCCCACGGCGACCACAGCGAGCACGCAGCGCGGATCAGCACCATCCGCAAGGTTGCCGCGGAGATGGGGGTTCACATCGGGATCCTCCAGGACCTCCAGGGCCCCAAGATTCGCCTGGGCCGTTTCAAGGACGGTCCGATCACCGTTGCCCAAGGCGATCCCTTCACCCTGACGTCCAGGGACGTCGAGTGCTGCCAAACCATCGCCACCGTCACCTACGACAAGTTGGCGGATGAAGTGGTCCCCGGGAGCCGCATCCTGCTGGATGACGGCCGCGTCGAGATGGTCGTGGACCAAGTGGAGCAGTCCAGCCAGACCCTCCACTGCACCGTCACGGTTGGTGGCGTCCTCTCCAACAACAAGGGCGTCAACTTCCCGGACGTGCAGCTTTCCGTCCGTGCCCTGACCGACAAGGACCGGGAAGACCTCGAATTTGGTCTGAGCCAAGGCGTCGATTGGGTGGCCCTGAGCTTCGTGCGCAATCCCTCCGACATGGAGGAGATCAAGGCCCTGATTCGTTCCCACGGCCACAACACGCCCGTGGTCGCGAAGATCGAAAAATTTGAAGCCATCGACCAGATGGATGCGCTGCTGCCGATGTGCGACGGCGTCATGGTGGCCCGCGGCGACCTCGGTGTGGAGATGCCCGCCGAGGAAGTTCCCCTGCTGCAGAAGGAACTGATCCGCAAGTGCAACACCCTGGGGATTCCGGTCATCACCGCCACCCAGATGCTCGACTCGATGGTGAGCTGCCCCAGGCCCACCCGCGCAGAAGTCAGCGACGTCGCCAACGCCATCCTCGATGGCACCGATGCGGTGATGCTCTCCAACGAAAGCGCCGTGGGTGATTACCCCGTCGAGGCCGTGGCCACCATGAGCCAAATCGCCCGGCGCATCGAGCGGGACTACCCCAGCCGCAGCAGCGATGGGCAGCTGGCCTCAACCGTTCCGAACGCCATCTCCCACGCCGTCAGCTCGATTGCGAGCCAGCTGGAGGCTGCGGCCATCCTTCCGCTGACCAAGAGTGGATCCACGGCACGCAACGTCAGCAAATTCCGTCCGAGCACACCGATCCTGGCCATCACCAGCGACAGCAAGGTGGCCTCACAGCTCCAACTGGTCTGGGGCGTGACCCCGTTGCTGGTCTCCGACATGGACAACGCAGCGGCAACCTTTAACCGGGCCATGGAAGTGGCAGCGGAGGCAAACATGCTCAAAGAAGGGGATCTGGTCATTCAGACCGCCGGAACCTTCGCTGATGTCAGCGGTTCGACCGACCTGGTCAAGGTCAGCGTCGTGGGCAAGGGCACCGTTCTCAACCCGAGCATCGTTTAA
- a CDS encoding ABC transporter permease has product MPAKLPMRETVGMALATLRANRLRSLLTMLGIVIGNASVITLVGVGRGAQNLAEGQLNTLGANVLFVVPGNNDSRRRGIDFPKTLVLEDAEAIAEQVPSVRRVVPQITLSAVLQAGAKSASATVSGISPEFLTVRRFEVARGRFIDQRDMEGARNVVVIGPDLKQKLLPSGSAIGQRVRIRNQGFEVIGVMAPKGAVFGQNQDEAAYIPLTTMVSKLSGRDPTYGVSLNFISVEAVDEASTGAAKFQITNLLRQRHNILREDDFAVRSQKDALSIVGTITGGLTLMLAAIGAISLLVGGIGIMNIMLVSVSERTSEIGLRKAIGARSSDVLSQFLVEALVLSTLGGLIGSSLGLSAIAIVAAVTPLPAAIGSSSVLVTMGLSGSIGLVFGVLPARRAARLDPITALRSL; this is encoded by the coding sequence ATGCCCGCCAAGCTCCCTATGCGCGAGACCGTCGGGATGGCCCTGGCCACCCTGAGGGCCAATCGTCTGCGCTCTCTGCTCACGATGCTGGGCATCGTGATTGGGAATGCCTCAGTCATCACCCTGGTCGGTGTCGGCCGTGGTGCCCAGAACCTCGCCGAGGGTCAGCTCAACACGCTGGGGGCCAACGTCCTCTTTGTCGTCCCGGGCAACAACGACAGCCGTCGCCGCGGAATTGATTTTCCCAAGACCTTGGTTTTGGAAGATGCCGAAGCCATCGCCGAGCAGGTCCCGAGTGTTCGCAGGGTGGTGCCGCAGATCACCCTCAGCGCCGTACTGCAGGCGGGTGCAAAAAGTGCCAGCGCCACCGTTTCAGGCATCAGCCCAGAGTTTTTAACGGTGCGGCGCTTTGAAGTGGCCCGGGGCCGCTTCATCGACCAGAGGGACATGGAAGGGGCCCGCAATGTCGTGGTCATTGGACCTGACCTCAAGCAAAAACTCTTGCCCTCTGGCTCCGCGATCGGACAGCGCGTCCGCATTCGCAATCAGGGCTTTGAAGTGATTGGGGTGATGGCGCCGAAAGGTGCTGTCTTTGGCCAAAACCAAGACGAGGCCGCCTACATCCCCCTGACGACGATGGTCAGCAAGCTCTCAGGCCGGGATCCCACCTACGGGGTGAGCCTGAACTTCATCAGCGTGGAGGCCGTGGATGAGGCCAGCACCGGTGCGGCGAAATTCCAGATCACCAATCTGCTGCGCCAGCGGCACAACATCCTGCGGGAGGACGACTTCGCTGTCCGCTCGCAAAAAGATGCCCTCTCGATTGTGGGCACCATCACCGGCGGACTCACCTTGATGCTCGCCGCCATCGGTGCGATCTCGCTGTTGGTGGGCGGCATCGGGATCATGAACATCATGTTGGTCTCGGTCAGTGAGCGGACCTCAGAAATCGGACTGCGCAAGGCCATCGGTGCTCGCAGCAGTGATGTCCTGAGTCAGTTCCTCGTTGAGGCCTTAGTGCTCTCCACCTTGGGTGGATTGATTGGAAGCAGCCTCGGCCTCTCCGCCATTGCAATCGTGGCGGCCGTCACACCCCTTCCCGCTGCCATTGGGAGCAGCAGTGTGTTGGTGACGATGGGACTCTCCGGCAGCATTGGGTTGGTCTTTGGTGTGCTGCCGGCCAGGCGTGCGGCTCGACTGGATCCAATCACCGCCCTACGCAGTCTCTAG
- a CDS encoding DUF1830 domain-containing protein, whose amino-acid sequence MVILRCIGPDQFFLERVVFPVEILGFEAPPASEVEIWSHSLGGPELLERFLAEELTSVSELDWPQSA is encoded by the coding sequence ATGGTGATCCTGCGCTGCATTGGACCCGATCAATTCTTCCTGGAGCGGGTGGTCTTCCCCGTTGAGATCCTGGGATTTGAGGCACCACCGGCCTCTGAAGTCGAGATTTGGAGCCATTCCTTAGGGGGACCAGAACTGCTGGAACGGTTCCTGGCGGAGGAGCTCACCAGCGTGTCTGAACTCGATTGGCCGCAATCGGCCTAA
- the ftsH gene encoding ATP-dependent zinc metalloprotease FtsH, with amino-acid sequence MNQRWRTIALWVLPISVAVLLGWQVLGGGFGGVSRSSGTTVAPRNAAVARMSYGRFIDYVDAGRVTAVDIFDGGRTAVVEAVDPDLDNRVQRLRVDLPGLAPELVNNLKEQGISFDIHPPRTAPPALGLLGNLLFPLLLIGGLVLLSRRGGGGMPGGPGQAMQFGKTKARFAMEAQTGVMFDDVAGVEEAKQDLQEVVTFLKTPERFTSVGAKIPKGVLLVGPPGTGKTLLAKAIAGEAGVPFFSLSGSEFVEMFVGVGASRVRDLFKRAKENSPCLIFIDEIDAVGRQRGAGVGGGNDEREQTLNQLLTEMDGFEGNSGIIIIAATNRADVLDSALLRPGRFDRQVQVDVPDIKGRLAVLNVHCRDKKLADDVSLEAIARRTPGFSGADLANLLNEAAILTARRRKEATGLAEIDDAVDRIIAGMEGKPLTDGRSKRLIAYHEVGHALVGTLVKAHDPVQKVTLIPRGQAQGLTWFSPDEEQMLVSRAQLRARIMGALGGRAAEDVVFGYAEVTTGAGGDIQQVASIARQMVTRFGMSDLGQCSLEAGNQEVFLGRDLMTRSDGSDATAARVDASVRKIVQSCYEETVKLVSEHRACMDRVVELLIEKESLDGDEFRAIVSEFTTVPEKERFSPLLSSTEAASA; translated from the coding sequence ATGAATCAACGCTGGCGCACGATTGCTCTTTGGGTTCTGCCCATCAGCGTCGCTGTCCTCCTCGGCTGGCAAGTCCTGGGCGGCGGCTTCGGTGGAGTCAGCCGGTCCTCGGGAACAACCGTGGCACCGCGGAATGCCGCTGTCGCTCGGATGAGCTACGGCCGCTTCATCGATTACGTCGATGCCGGACGCGTCACCGCGGTTGACATCTTTGACGGTGGCCGCACCGCCGTTGTTGAAGCCGTTGATCCCGACCTGGACAACCGCGTGCAGCGCCTGCGCGTTGACCTCCCTGGTCTTGCCCCTGAGTTGGTCAACAACCTCAAAGAGCAGGGCATCAGCTTTGACATCCATCCCCCCCGCACCGCGCCTCCAGCGCTCGGCCTGCTGGGCAACCTGCTCTTCCCCCTGCTGCTGATCGGTGGCCTGGTGCTGCTCTCTCGCCGTGGCGGTGGCGGCATGCCCGGTGGCCCCGGTCAGGCCATGCAGTTCGGCAAGACCAAGGCCCGGTTCGCCATGGAGGCTCAAACCGGTGTGATGTTTGACGACGTCGCCGGCGTTGAAGAAGCCAAGCAGGACCTGCAGGAGGTCGTCACCTTCCTGAAGACTCCAGAGCGCTTCACCTCTGTCGGCGCAAAGATCCCCAAGGGTGTCCTCCTGGTGGGCCCTCCTGGTACGGGTAAAACTCTGCTTGCCAAGGCCATCGCTGGTGAGGCCGGCGTGCCCTTCTTCTCCCTCTCCGGCTCGGAATTTGTGGAGATGTTCGTGGGCGTTGGCGCCAGCCGCGTGCGCGACCTGTTCAAGCGGGCCAAGGAAAACAGCCCCTGTCTGATCTTCATCGACGAGATCGATGCCGTCGGCCGTCAGCGGGGCGCCGGTGTTGGCGGCGGCAATGACGAACGGGAGCAGACCCTCAACCAGCTGCTCACTGAGATGGACGGCTTCGAGGGCAATAGCGGGATCATCATCATTGCGGCCACCAACCGCGCTGACGTTCTCGACTCCGCCCTGCTGCGTCCGGGCCGTTTCGACCGCCAGGTTCAAGTCGACGTTCCCGACATCAAGGGTCGTCTGGCGGTGCTGAACGTGCACTGCCGTGACAAGAAGCTGGCCGATGACGTCAGCCTCGAGGCCATTGCTCGCCGGACTCCCGGTTTCTCTGGCGCTGACCTCGCCAACCTCCTCAACGAGGCTGCCATCCTCACGGCCCGTCGCCGAAAGGAAGCCACTGGCCTGGCCGAGATCGATGATGCGGTGGACCGCATCATCGCCGGCATGGAGGGCAAGCCCCTCACCGATGGCCGCAGCAAGCGACTGATCGCCTACCACGAAGTGGGCCATGCCCTGGTGGGCACCCTGGTCAAGGCCCATGACCCCGTCCAGAAGGTCACCTTGATCCCCCGCGGACAGGCCCAGGGCCTGACCTGGTTCTCCCCCGATGAAGAGCAGATGCTCGTGAGCCGTGCTCAGCTTCGGGCGCGAATCATGGGTGCCCTCGGCGGCCGGGCTGCAGAGGATGTGGTCTTTGGCTATGCCGAAGTCACCACCGGTGCCGGCGGCGACATTCAGCAGGTCGCCTCCATCGCCCGCCAGATGGTGACCCGTTTCGGCATGAGTGACCTGGGTCAGTGCTCGCTCGAGGCCGGGAACCAGGAGGTTTTCCTGGGCCGCGATCTGATGACCCGCAGCGATGGCTCCGACGCCACCGCAGCTCGCGTCGATGCATCCGTGCGCAAGATCGTTCAGAGCTGCTACG